From Streptomyces sp. SAI-135:
CGGAGCAGTCGAAGAACTCCACCGAGCTGAGGTCGATCACCAGCCGCACGCCGGACTGCCCGGTGACCTGGTCCAGGTAGGGGAGCAGCTCGACGGCCGCGGCGATGTCGATCTCCCCGCGGAACTCCAGCACGGTGTGGCCGCGGTCCTGGTGGACGCGCAGATGCCGGGGCGGCGGCGCAGGTTCCTGCTGCACGACGGCATCGCCTCCAACCAGCTGCTCGGGGAGCTCGGGGTGCGTGCTCACCTTTTCCCCCGCCCTGAAGTTACCCTCGATGGAGTGCATTTGAGCATGTTCGATTGACATATGTCTTGGAATTGCGACCGCCGGTTGGCGCCGGGTTCACGCGGGGCTCGCGCCCGGCTCACGACAGGGCGTGCCAGGCCCTGGTCAGCGCCTGCCGGAACTGTTCGGTCTGGTGTGCGGTGAGATCGCGCACCATCCGCTCCTCCAGCTCCCGCACGGGGCCCGCGTGCTGAGCGAGCAGTGCGCGCCCTTCCTCGGTCAGCAGGATCAGCAGTTCACGGCGGTTCTTCGGATTGCGCTCCCGGCGCACCAGTCCGCGGGTCTCCAGGGAGCGCACGAGATCGGCGATCGACTGGGCGGTGACGAAGGAGTCCCGGGCCAGTTGCGCCGCGGACAGTCCGTCGTGCCGCTCCAGGACCGTCAGGGCCGTGTACTGCAACGCGGTGATCCCGGACGGCCTGACCAGCTCGTCCAGGTGGGAACGGACGACGAGCTCCACCTGTTTCACCATGTAGAGGAGTGACGGGGGCGCCTTGGTCACCTGTGTGTCGAGCATGGGTTCAGGCTAGACCATTGACAGGAAACCTGGCTGTAAAGAGACTGCGAACCAACAGGAATCCTGTTTGTTGAAATCTTGGCGACGAAGCTGAGGAGCGGCGATGTCCTCCATCGAGATCGAACCCGGACGGCTGTGGGTGGGCGGCCGGTGGCGCGAGGCCGCCGACGGCGCGCGCACCGAGGTGGTCGACCCGTCCCGGGGCACGGTCCTCACCACCGTCGCGGAGGCGGGCGCCGAGGACGTGGACGCGGCCGTCCGCGCCGCCCGGGAGGCCTTCGACGGCGGCGCCTGGTCCGGCCTCAGCGGCCGCGAGCGTGGCCGGATCCTGCACCGGGTCGCCGAGCTGATCCGCGAGAACGCCGACGACCTGGCCCAGCTGGAGAGCCTGGACGTCGGCAAGCCGATCTCGCTGTGCCACGCCGTGGACGTGACCAACGCGGCCAACGACTACGAGCACTTCGCGGCCCTCGCCCACTCCCTGGACGGCGCCGTCCGCGACACGCCCATGAACGCCCTGGCCTACACCAGGCGCGAACCGCTCGGCGTGGTCGCCGCGATCACCCCCTTCAACTTCCCGCTGATCCTCGCCGGTTCGAAGATCGGTCCCGCTCTCGCCGCGGGCAACACGGTCGTGCACAAGCCGGCCGACGAGACCCCGCTCAGCGCCCTGTACATGGCCGGACTGCTGCAGAAGGCGGGCGTGCCCGACGGCGTCGTCAACGTCGTCACCGGCGCCGGGCCGGTGGCCGGCGAGGCCCTGCTGCGCCACCGCGGGATCGACAAGGTCGCCTTCACGGGCTCCACCGCGATCGGCCGGCACGTGGCCGCCACCGCCGGTGCGGCCCTCAAGCCCGTCACCATGGAGCTCGGCGGCAACGCGGCCAACATCGTCTTCGAGGACGCCGACCTGGAGAAGGCGGTCGGCGCGATCATCAAGGCGTTCGTCTTCAACACCGGCCAGTTCTGCATGGGCGGCCCGCGCCTGCTCGTGGCGCGCTCGGTCCACAGCACCCTGCTCGGCATCCTCGCCGACGCGGTGCCCGGCGTGCCGGTGGGCGACCCGCGCGACCCGGAGACCGTCGTCGGCCCGATGGCGGGGGAGAAGCACCTGAAGAAGGTCGAGGAGTACGTCGACCTCGCCCGCAAGGAGGGCGGCCGGATCGTCTGCGGCGGCGAACGCCTCGACCTCGACGGGGGCTTCTACTACAAGCCCACCGTGATCGCCGACCTCTCCGACGACTCCCGGGTCGTGCAGGAGGAGATCTTCGGCCCGGTCCTGACCGTGCAGCCCTTCGACACCGAGGACGAGGCCGTCGCACTCGCCAACTCCACGCCGTACGGCCTGGCTTCGGGCGTCCAGACGACCAACCTCGCCCGCGCGCACCGGGTCGCCGACCGGCTCCAGGCAGGCATCGTCTGGGTCAACGACTGGGCGATGCTCGACCCCGCGGTGCCCTTCGGCGGGGTCAAGGACTCCGGCTACGGCCGCGAGTACGGCCCCGAGGCGCTCGACGCCTACACCAAGGTCAAGTCCGTCGTCGTCTCGCTCGACTGAGCGCCCGCAGAGGAGTTCGTACGATGCCCATCACCACCCGTGCCGCAGTGGTCGAGTCCGGCGGCGCGCCCTTCACCCTCTCCGACGTCGTCCTCGACGAGCCGGGACCCCGTGAGGCGCTCGTCCGCATGGTCGCGACCGGCCTGTGCCACACCGACCTCGGCGTGGCGAGCGGCGGACTGCCCTTCCCGCTGCCCGGAGTCCTCGGGCACGAGGGCGCGGGAGTCGTCGAGGCCGTGGGTGCAGCCGTCACCGGTGTCGCTCCCGGCGACCATGTCGTGCTGTCGTTCACCTCATGCGGCGACTGCCGAAACTGCGCCGGCGGACACCCCGCCTACTGCGCGACCTGGCTGCCGCTGAACCTCCTCGGCGGCCGCCGGGCCGACGGCACCAGCACCCTCAGCCGCGACGGCGAACCGCTCGGCGGACACTTCTTCGGCCAGTCCTCCTTCGCCGAGCGCGCCCTGGTCGACGAGCGCAGCCTCGTCAAGGTCGACCCGGACGTGCCCCTGGAGTCCGTCGCCCCGCTCGGCTGCGGAGTGCAGACCGGCGTGGGCGCCGTGTGGAACGTCCTCAAGCCGGTCACCGGCTCCACGGTCGTCGTCCTCGGCGCCGGAGCCGTCGGCCTGTCCGCGGTCATGGCCGCCGCCCTCACCCCCGCCACGACGATCGTCGCCGTCGATCGGGTCGCCGAACGCCTCACCCTGGCCCGGGAGCTGGGCGCCACCCACACCGTCGACGCGGCCGAGGAGAACCTCGGCGAGGCCCTGGACGCGATCACCGGCGGACAGGGCGCGGACGGCATCGTGGAGACCACGGGCAACGTGAACGTCCTGCGCCAGGGCGTCGACGCGCTCGGCGCCCGCGGCACGCTGGTCGTCGTCGGCGCCCCGCCCTTCGGCACCGAGGTCTCCCTCGACGTCAACGGACTGCTCGGCGGCAAGCGGGTCGTCGGACTCACCCTGGGCGACGCCGAGACGCAGAGCTTCGTCCCCGCCCTTGTCCGCCTCGTGAAGGAAGGACGGCTCCCGCTGCACCGCCTGATCAGCACCTATCCGTTCGCGGACATCGACCAGGCGGTGCGGGACATGGGCGCGGGCAAGGCGATCAAGCCCGTGCTGACCTTCTGAGGCGGGGTCACTCCGTCACGAGGACCAGCTTCCCCTTCGTCCGGCCGGTGTCGCCCAGCGCGTGCGCCTTCGCGGCATCGGCCAGCGGGAAGGTCCCCGCGATCGTGGGCCGCAGCTCGCCCTTCTCGACCAGCTCGGCGATCGCCTCCATTCCCGCCCGGTCGGCGTCCACGAGCATGCGCACGGCCCGCACCCCGAGCCGCTCGGCCTCCTGGCCGAACTCGTCCGAGCCGACCGGCAGGATCGACACCACGATCCCGCCCGGCCGCAGCACCCGCAGCGAGTCCACGGACGTCCGGCCGCCGAGCGTGTCCAGCACGACGTCCACGTCCTTCACGGCCTCGGTGAAGTCCGTCTCCCGGTAGTCGATCACCTCGTCCGCGCCCAGTTCGCGCAGGAAGTCGTGCTTGCCCGCGCTCGCGGTGCCGATCACATGGGCGCCCAGCGCCTTGGCGATCTGCACGGCCACATGGCCCACCCCGCCGGCCGCCGCGTGGATCAGCACCCGCTGACCCGGCCGCAGGTCGGCGCGCTCGACCAGCGCCTGCCACGCGGTCAGCGACACCAGGGGCAGCGCGCCGGCCTGGACGTGGTCGATCGAGGCCGGCTTGTGGGTGAGGGCCCGCACGGGCGCGATCACGTACTCGGCGTGCGAGCCGTGGCCCCACGGGTACGGCAGCATGCCGAACACCTCGTC
This genomic window contains:
- a CDS encoding NADP-dependent oxidoreductase produces the protein MSTVNTMRAISQDILGGPEVLKEIEVERPAPRPNQVLVRVRAAGLNPTDWKHRATGGFLGEPPFVLGWDVSGVVEAVGIGVAAFEPGDEVFGMLPYPWGHGSHAEYVIAPVRALTHKPASIDHVQAGALPLVSLTAWQALVERADLRPGQRVLIHAAAGGVGHVAVQIAKALGAHVIGTASAGKHDFLRELGADEVIDYRETDFTEAVKDVDVVLDTLGGRTSVDSLRVLRPGGIVVSILPVGSDEFGQEAERLGVRAVRMLVDADRAGMEAIAELVEKGELRPTIAGTFPLADAAKAHALGDTGRTKGKLVLVTE
- a CDS encoding anti-sigma factor antagonist, with amino-acid sequence MQQEPAPPPRHLRVHQDRGHTVLEFRGEIDIAAAVELLPYLDQVTGQSGVRLVIDLSSVEFFDCSGLRLLYRARSRVLDHDGRLLLVCTHPLTLRIIRATGLARLLPPLPSLDAALGQPETTSGTL
- a CDS encoding aldehyde dehydrogenase family protein codes for the protein MSSIEIEPGRLWVGGRWREAADGARTEVVDPSRGTVLTTVAEAGAEDVDAAVRAAREAFDGGAWSGLSGRERGRILHRVAELIRENADDLAQLESLDVGKPISLCHAVDVTNAANDYEHFAALAHSLDGAVRDTPMNALAYTRREPLGVVAAITPFNFPLILAGSKIGPALAAGNTVVHKPADETPLSALYMAGLLQKAGVPDGVVNVVTGAGPVAGEALLRHRGIDKVAFTGSTAIGRHVAATAGAALKPVTMELGGNAANIVFEDADLEKAVGAIIKAFVFNTGQFCMGGPRLLVARSVHSTLLGILADAVPGVPVGDPRDPETVVGPMAGEKHLKKVEEYVDLARKEGGRIVCGGERLDLDGGFYYKPTVIADLSDDSRVVQEEIFGPVLTVQPFDTEDEAVALANSTPYGLASGVQTTNLARAHRVADRLQAGIVWVNDWAMLDPAVPFGGVKDSGYGREYGPEALDAYTKVKSVVVSLD
- a CDS encoding MarR family transcriptional regulator, which gives rise to MLDTQVTKAPPSLLYMVKQVELVVRSHLDELVRPSGITALQYTALTVLERHDGLSAAQLARDSFVTAQSIADLVRSLETRGLVRRERNPKNRRELLILLTEEGRALLAQHAGPVRELEERMVRDLTAHQTEQFRQALTRAWHALS
- a CDS encoding NAD(P)-dependent alcohol dehydrogenase translates to MPITTRAAVVESGGAPFTLSDVVLDEPGPREALVRMVATGLCHTDLGVASGGLPFPLPGVLGHEGAGVVEAVGAAVTGVAPGDHVVLSFTSCGDCRNCAGGHPAYCATWLPLNLLGGRRADGTSTLSRDGEPLGGHFFGQSSFAERALVDERSLVKVDPDVPLESVAPLGCGVQTGVGAVWNVLKPVTGSTVVVLGAGAVGLSAVMAAALTPATTIVAVDRVAERLTLARELGATHTVDAAEENLGEALDAITGGQGADGIVETTGNVNVLRQGVDALGARGTLVVVGAPPFGTEVSLDVNGLLGGKRVVGLTLGDAETQSFVPALVRLVKEGRLPLHRLISTYPFADIDQAVRDMGAGKAIKPVLTF